A part of Citrifermentans bremense genomic DNA contains:
- a CDS encoding CxxxxCH/CxxCH domain c-type cytochrome, translating to MLSKYGGRCLSVLALLVLTLMALGAGQAQAASQYSYDCTFCHQMPPLDSGTAKKNPYTGAIPGNHQGHASAAVNSCAKCHGDASGYAMGHRNKTIELADGIGYSRKIAAGFVNQTSVPPNPMGTCSTVACHSDGKGNLKATPAWGSAPFQAPGDCSACHDVAPASGNHPTLGSKHAAYFGTGTGSCVNCHTDHTAQAKPFSHATSAGRAIEVSFTDGGSFAGNKCSNVYCHSNGQGSYTPPTWGAALDCAGCHGDATSNTLSGKHAKHVNNAGFLGTNYGCVECHSATVTDNSTIGTFANHANRNKDVAGAHVGTPVAGTCSTSYCHSDGKGTQKSVTWTQTEALSCKSCHGSDAAPAFASIAGEPNYANAGADQPRANSHANHVFGAESCQNCHVDTTTDGLSIKAGAPHTDGTRSVAAGNGKSFSIVGNSCSAVSCHDGGGKIAGVGAAKWGQSLGCAGCHGDAATLTTNAHAAHVASKGYSCDTCHAQTVTGSSTLANKALHGDAIVEVAGVKVNSFATDTKNCATSCHLTGTPKWTDAASGACGTCHKALSTTVNGLVSSNAHSAHFTASYGPGMNGAAATSCSGCHTPNTAASHADGLVNLAIGYNKVGTCSSCHKQSTNWTAGRVSCESCHSTAGGELSVIGTLTAPDKTLAATKGHGKAGVSCSSCHDANSGHINGVAGDKRLLATLTGSENQECNYCHTDAGKVTGFKLGVKVHQASGLGSKCADCHNAHGTANNMMVNGTINGTAVSFTGNNTFANGANTGVCQVCHTATQYFKKDGTGATHVESTKNCLDCHAHNPSTGLAFMANGACDACHGYPPAPRKTNFAVSFAVQGNWSSAKFEDYSGGGGAHVVAAHIKKDANPSEGWANCLPCHFEGQAGHNRALPVRDFVQNVTVKVDPQYRFSDEALVSYTSAQLVSGGVNKSGSCFNVSCHFRPSPQWSIER from the coding sequence ATGTTATCTAAGTATGGAGGACGATGTTTATCGGTGCTGGCACTTCTGGTGCTGACACTGATGGCGCTTGGTGCCGGACAGGCACAGGCTGCCTCGCAGTACAGCTATGACTGTACCTTCTGCCACCAGATGCCGCCGCTTGATTCCGGCACCGCCAAGAAGAACCCCTACACGGGCGCCATCCCCGGCAACCACCAGGGGCACGCTTCGGCAGCGGTCAATTCCTGCGCCAAGTGCCACGGCGACGCGAGTGGCTACGCCATGGGTCACAGGAACAAGACCATCGAGCTTGCCGACGGCATCGGCTATTCCAGGAAGATCGCGGCCGGTTTCGTGAACCAGACCTCGGTGCCGCCGAACCCGATGGGTACCTGCTCCACCGTGGCCTGCCACAGTGACGGCAAGGGCAACCTGAAGGCGACCCCGGCCTGGGGTTCCGCACCGTTCCAGGCCCCGGGCGACTGCTCCGCCTGCCACGACGTCGCTCCCGCCTCCGGCAACCACCCGACGCTGGGGAGCAAGCACGCCGCCTACTTCGGCACCGGCACCGGCTCCTGCGTCAACTGCCATACCGACCACACCGCGCAGGCCAAGCCGTTCAGCCACGCAACCAGCGCCGGCCGCGCGATCGAAGTCAGCTTCACCGACGGCGGCTCCTTCGCCGGCAACAAGTGCTCCAACGTCTACTGCCACAGCAACGGCCAGGGTAGCTACACCCCGCCGACCTGGGGCGCTGCCCTTGACTGCGCCGGCTGCCACGGCGACGCGACCAGCAACACCCTCTCCGGCAAGCACGCGAAGCACGTGAACAACGCCGGCTTCCTCGGGACCAACTACGGCTGCGTGGAGTGCCACTCCGCCACCGTGACCGACAACAGCACCATCGGCACCTTCGCAAACCACGCCAACAGGAACAAGGACGTGGCGGGCGCCCACGTGGGTACCCCGGTTGCGGGGACCTGCTCCACCTCCTACTGCCACAGCGACGGCAAGGGGACCCAGAAGAGCGTGACCTGGACCCAGACCGAGGCGCTCAGCTGCAAAAGCTGCCACGGTTCCGACGCGGCGCCTGCCTTCGCTTCTATCGCGGGCGAGCCTAACTACGCGAACGCCGGGGCGGACCAGCCGCGCGCGAACAGCCACGCAAACCACGTCTTCGGGGCGGAAAGCTGCCAGAACTGCCACGTCGACACCACCACCGACGGCCTGAGCATCAAGGCCGGGGCTCCGCACACCGACGGCACCCGCAGCGTAGCGGCCGGCAACGGCAAGAGCTTCAGCATCGTAGGGAACAGCTGCTCCGCGGTATCCTGCCACGACGGCGGCGGCAAAATCGCCGGCGTAGGCGCCGCAAAATGGGGTCAGTCTCTTGGCTGCGCCGGCTGCCACGGCGACGCCGCAACCCTTACCACCAACGCCCACGCGGCTCACGTCGCCAGCAAGGGTTACTCCTGCGACACCTGCCACGCGCAGACCGTCACCGGGAGCAGCACCTTAGCCAACAAGGCCCTGCACGGCGACGCAATCGTCGAGGTTGCCGGCGTGAAGGTGAACAGCTTCGCGACCGACACCAAGAACTGCGCCACCTCCTGCCACCTTACCGGGACCCCGAAATGGACCGACGCCGCTTCCGGCGCCTGCGGTACCTGCCACAAGGCCCTTTCCACCACGGTGAACGGCCTGGTTTCCAGCAACGCCCACTCCGCCCACTTCACGGCTAGCTACGGCCCGGGGATGAACGGCGCCGCGGCCACCTCCTGCTCCGGCTGCCATACGCCTAACACCGCGGCAAGCCACGCCGACGGCCTGGTCAACCTCGCCATCGGCTACAACAAGGTCGGCACCTGCTCCAGCTGCCACAAGCAGAGCACCAACTGGACCGCAGGGCGCGTTTCCTGCGAAAGCTGCCACAGCACCGCAGGCGGCGAGCTCTCCGTCATCGGCACGCTCACCGCTCCTGACAAGACCCTGGCAGCGACCAAGGGTCACGGCAAGGCCGGCGTCTCCTGCTCCTCTTGCCACGACGCCAACTCCGGCCACATCAACGGCGTAGCCGGCGACAAGCGCCTGCTTGCCACCCTGACCGGTTCCGAGAACCAGGAATGTAACTACTGCCACACCGACGCAGGGAAGGTCACCGGCTTCAAGCTCGGCGTTAAAGTGCACCAGGCTTCCGGCCTGGGTTCCAAGTGCGCCGACTGCCACAACGCGCACGGTACCGCCAACAACATGATGGTGAACGGCACGATCAACGGCACCGCAGTGAGCTTCACCGGCAACAACACCTTCGCCAACGGCGCCAACACCGGCGTCTGCCAGGTCTGCCACACCGCGACCCAGTACTTCAAGAAGGACGGCACCGGCGCAACCCACGTCGAATCCACCAAAAACTGCCTCGACTGCCACGCCCACAACCCGTCCACCGGCCTCGCGTTTATGGCCAACGGCGCTTGCGACGCCTGCCACGGCTACCCGCCGGCTCCGAGGAAGACCAACTTCGCGGTCTCCTTCGCGGTACAGGGTAACTGGTCTTCCGCCAAGTTCGAAGACTACTCCGGCGGCGGCGGTGCGCACGTGGTTGCGGCGCACATCAAGAAGGACGCCAACCCCTCCGAGGGTTGGGCCAACTGCCTCCCCTGCCACTTCGAGGGACAGGCCGGCCACAACAGGGCGCTTCCGGTCAGGGATTTCGTCCAGAACGTGACCGTGAAGGTCGACCCGCAGTACCGCTTCAGCGACGAGGCCCTGGTAAGCTACACCTCCGCCCAGCTTGTTTCCGGCGGGGTGAACAAGTCCGGCAGCTGCTTCAACGTGAGCTGCCACTTCAGGCCGAGCCCGCAGTGGAGCATCGAAAGGTAG
- a CDS encoding CxxxxCH/CxxCH domain c-type cytochrome translates to MNNVLDLRCDGCHGFPPNYPNGSPKANSHGSHNFSCDKCHFGTTSTGTTVTNTANHENGVYDVTAGPGASFTYQYLSTGGTCSNINCHSGSGILSNAAPVSWGTALGCIGCHGDSSTLASGSHAKHLQKGAGCADCHSATAQSNTTLVANGAHMDSAVEVSGSRLAVMSSNKTCTTACHLAATPQWGVASTGACGTCHATLPSSGSALIASGAHFAHFSSSATSYGPMLTQTSVTSCQACHSYSGDLSAAHANGLVDINTGLGYLSSGTGSCTPCHQQRVSWTSGAVTCESCHTGALSVINGKTAQDKGLAATSGHGAAGKGCLSCHDRNQRHIGGAGRLIAPLTVSPNAQCSYCHNDAAVVQENHLNMASHVTVKGGDATMACTTCHDPHGTSNLSQIRTVINGKSITYTDAGTGFVDLTTNMGLCQVCHTKTAHYQAGVPESGGHPTTGCLTCHKHDATRAAFVPLGTCDACHGYPPAPKRTASAVLFGRMNNWSSARFEDYSGGGGAHLVAAHISPFAKASEGWTNCTVCHNAGATGSTPYHKMTTPVKDHIDNVTVLVDNSLRFADSFTVYTGAKLTNAEPNATGSCFNIACHMSPSVRWSSER, encoded by the coding sequence ATGAACAACGTTCTTGATCTACGGTGCGACGGTTGTCATGGTTTCCCCCCGAACTACCCCAACGGCAGCCCCAAGGCGAACAGCCACGGCAGCCATAATTTCAGTTGTGACAAATGCCACTTCGGGACGACCTCGACCGGAACCACCGTTACCAACACGGCCAACCACGAGAATGGGGTGTATGACGTCACCGCCGGGCCGGGTGCATCCTTCACCTACCAGTACCTCTCCACCGGCGGGACCTGCTCTAACATCAACTGCCACAGCGGCAGCGGTATCCTCAGCAACGCGGCGCCGGTCAGTTGGGGGACCGCCCTCGGCTGCATCGGGTGCCACGGCGACTCCTCCACCCTCGCCTCCGGGTCGCATGCCAAGCACCTTCAAAAAGGAGCAGGCTGCGCCGATTGCCACTCCGCCACGGCACAAAGCAATACAACTTTGGTTGCAAACGGGGCGCACATGGACAGCGCCGTGGAAGTGAGCGGCTCAAGGCTTGCCGTGATGAGCAGCAACAAGACCTGCACCACCGCCTGCCACCTCGCAGCCACTCCGCAGTGGGGCGTAGCCAGCACCGGCGCCTGCGGTACCTGCCACGCCACCTTGCCGTCTTCGGGGAGCGCCCTTATTGCCAGCGGCGCCCACTTTGCACACTTCTCAAGTTCGGCCACCTCCTACGGGCCGATGCTAACGCAGACCTCCGTGACGAGCTGCCAGGCCTGCCATAGCTACAGCGGGGACCTCAGTGCGGCCCACGCAAACGGCCTCGTCGATATCAATACCGGTCTTGGTTACTTGAGCTCCGGGACCGGCAGCTGCACCCCATGCCATCAGCAGCGGGTAAGCTGGACCTCCGGCGCGGTGACATGCGAGAGCTGCCATACAGGCGCCCTCTCGGTGATCAATGGCAAAACCGCCCAGGACAAGGGGCTCGCCGCCACCAGCGGCCACGGCGCTGCAGGGAAGGGATGTCTCTCCTGCCACGATAGGAACCAGCGCCACATCGGCGGCGCCGGCAGGCTGATAGCTCCGCTCACCGTCAGCCCCAACGCTCAGTGCAGCTATTGCCACAACGACGCCGCGGTGGTGCAGGAAAACCACCTCAACATGGCCAGCCACGTGACCGTTAAGGGCGGAGATGCCACCATGGCGTGTACCACCTGCCACGATCCGCACGGCACCAGCAACCTCTCCCAGATCAGGACCGTGATCAACGGCAAGAGCATCACCTATACCGACGCCGGCACCGGTTTCGTCGACCTGACCACCAACATGGGTCTTTGTCAGGTGTGCCACACCAAGACCGCGCACTACCAGGCAGGAGTACCGGAAAGTGGGGGGCACCCCACCACCGGCTGCCTCACGTGTCACAAGCATGATGCCACCCGTGCCGCCTTCGTGCCGCTTGGCACCTGCGACGCCTGCCACGGCTACCCGCCGGCACCGAAGCGCACCGCTAGCGCCGTGCTCTTTGGCAGGATGAACAACTGGTCCAGCGCTCGTTTCGAGGACTACTCCGGCGGCGGCGGGGCCCACTTGGTGGCTGCGCACATCTCGCCGTTCGCCAAGGCGTCGGAAGGGTGGACCAACTGTACGGTGTGCCACAACGCGGGTGCCACCGGCTCCACGCCGTACCATAAGATGACCACACCGGTTAAAGACCACATCGACAACGTCACCGTGCTGGTGGACAACAGCCTGCGCTTTGCCGACAGCTTCACGGTGTACACCGGCGCGAAGCTCACCAACGCCGAGCCGAACGCCACCGGAAGCTGCTTCAACATCGCCTGCCACATGAGCCCGTCGGTCAGGTGGAGCAGCGAAAGATAG